The sequence GGTCGGCGAGCAGGCGCAGCACCCCGGTGTACGGCGTGGCGTCCGGGAGTTGGAGCAGGGTCCGGGCGAGCAGCCGGGCGGCCCACCAGGAGCCGGTGTCGCGGTCCAGGGCGTCGGCCAACTCCGTCAAGCGCGAACCCAGTCGACCGGCGCCGTGCTGGCGGGCGAGGAACAGCAGGGAGTGGACGACGGGGCCGACGCGGTGGTGCGGCACGGGTGCGGTGCGGGGCTCTCCGGGGCGTTCGCCGGGCGGGTGCAGCAGGGCGCGCAGGGCCTCGTCGAGGTCCAGGTGCATGCCGTGCAGCCAGTCGGCCAGGTCCTCGTGGGCGAAGCGGTAGCCGTCGCCGGCCGGGACGAGCAGGCCCTCGGCGAGGACGGCGGAGGCCCAGCCGGTGCCGGCGCCGAGGCCGGCCGGGGCGGGTCCCCACGGGAACACGGCCTCGAACGACTCCCGGTCCAGCCCGCCCTGCCCGGGCCCGAGGCTGCGCCGGGCCGCCTCGTGCACCTGCCCGGCCACCCGCGCGGCGAGCCGCCGTACGGCCGTGCCGCGCAGTCCGCCGGCGGCGGCGAGGCGGACCGCCACGCGCAGGCACACCAGGTCGAGATAGGCGGCGAAGACGTCGTGCCGGTCCAGGGGCGCGGGGAGCGGGACGTCGGGGGCGGCGGACCGGACCTCGGACAGCAGCCGGAGCGTGAGCGGGTGCCGCGCGTCCCGTTCGGCGAGCGCGCCGTCCGGGATGCCGTACCGGGCGCGCGCCCGGCGGCCCTCGTCGGCGGTGAGGTCGCCGAGGAGCAGGCACGGAGGCAGGCGGGCGGCGGTTCCCCGGCCGTCCGCCGGTGCGTGGAGCAGGTCGGCGGGGAACGCGCGGCCCGCGCGTTCCCAGTGTTCCTCCCGGCAGGCGATCACCAGGCGGGCCCCGGCCCGGCGGAGCCAGTCGGCCGTGCCCCGGGTCCACTCGGGCAGCCGGTGGGCGAGGTCCGGGGGCATCTCCTCGGGGCCGTCGAGGAGGAGCAGCAGCGGGCGGCCGGCCCGGGCGGCGAGGCGGGCCAGGCGGTCGGGGGTGACGTCGCCGGGGTCGTCGGGGCGGACGGCACCGGACGCGGCGACGATCCGGGCGGCGCGGGCCAGGGCGCGGCGCGCGGCGTCGGCCACGGAGCCGTCGCCGGCCGTCAGGTCGGCGCCGCGCAGCCACAGGGTGGGCGCGGGCCGCGTGCCCCGGGCGCGCTGGGCGGCGAGCGCCGCGAGTTGTGTCGTCCGGCCGCTGCCCGGCGCGCCGACCAGGCCGAGCACGGGCCGGGCGCCGTCGGCGAGCGGCCAGCTCGCGGGCGACGCCGGGACGCTCGATCGGGCCGGTGGTATCCGCAGGGCCGTCCTGGCCGACCGAGGTCGTGGTCAGCTGGAGGATGCCGGCGAGGTTGAGGTCGGCGCCGTAGGCGGGCACGGTGGCCGCGTTGCGGGCGAGCAGTGCGGCGAGGGCGCCGTCGGCGGGCCGCAGCGGCGCCGCGAAGGCCGCCTGGCGCCCGTCGGTGCCGAGGGCGGTGCCGAGGACGCCGACGACCGCGCCGGTGCGGGCGTCGCGCACCGGCCCCCGGCCGCGCCCCCGCCGGGCCGCAGCGCGTCCCGGCCCGCCGTGCCGATGGCCAGCTCCAGCGCGTCCTTCAGGAGGTGGCAGCCGTCACCGGCGGTGTACGTGGCCGGGGTGGCGCCCAGCACCCGCGCCTCCCGCCAGCAGCCGGCGGCGATCCGTACGTAGCTGCCCGCGTCGATCCGTTCCCGTACGGTCAGCGGCAGCGGGTCCGCGCCGAGGCCCTCGGTGCGGATCAGGGCGAGGCCCAGGCTCGGCAGCGGGGTGACCGCGTCGGCGGTGACCGGCCGGGTGCGCTCCCCGGGGGCGTGCAGCAGCAGCCGGGGCCGGCCGTCGACGGTCTCGTGGCTGGTGAGCAGGGTGCCTTCGTGGTCGGCGAGGAAGCCGAGGCCGAGGGCACGGCCGGACAGGTCCCGGATGCGTACGAGGGCGGGGTCGGCGCCGGCGGACCGGGCGGCGTCGGGAAGGCCGCCGTGCACGGCCGGGACACCGGGTCCGGGCTCCCCGTACGCGTGTCCCTCCCGCTCCCGGCGCCCGCCTTCGGTGCGCGGGCCCCGTTCCGCCATGGCCGTACCTCCCCGCCCGTCCCCGTGCCCTGCCCCGACCGTAGGCACGCGGGGCGGACCGGAACAGTTCTCGCGGCGAACGCGCCCCCTTCCGCTCCCCCTGTTCACTCCGAGCGCCCGTCCGCTCGGGTGAATGAACGAGGGCTGCCGGACAACGTTAGGGATGGGGGAAAAGAGGGGGACCGTGGAGCGGCGCCCGGCTCGTGGCCGGCCGCCGCTCCACGGCGGACGGGTGAAGGGGCTTTCCGCGGGGGCCGGCCGGGCTCAGCCGAAGACGGCCAGGCTCTTGGCCTTGCCCCGGTGCTCCTCGACGAGCGCGATGAAGCGGCCCTCGGAGTCGAACACGGCCACCGCGCCGGCGCCCGCGTACTCCTCGGGCATCTCCAGCCGGACGCCGTTCAGCAGCAGCCGGGCCCGCTTGGCGTCGACCTGCCACCGCCGGAACGCGGCGTCCGCGGCCTGTGCCATCGGCATCACGGTCAGCTCCTGTTGGAGCTGGTCCAGCGTCCGGGCCGCGTCCAGCTTGTAGGGGCCGACCCGGGTGCGGCGCAGGGCGGTGAGGTGGCCGCCGACGCCGAGACCGGCGCCCAGGTCCCGGGCGAGGGCGCGGATGTAGGTGCCGGAGGAGCAGACCACCGACACCACCAGGTCGAGCACGGCCGTGCCGTCCTCGGCGACCGCGTCCCGGACGTCGTGCACGGCGAAGGAGGAGATGGTCACCGGCCGGGCGGGGATCTCGAACTCCTCGCCGTCACGGGCCCGCTTGTACGACCGGACACCGTCGATCTTGATGGCGCTGACCTTGGACGGCACCTGCATGATGTCGCCGGTGAGCTTGGCGATGCCGGCGTCGATGCCGTCCCGGGTCACCTTGGAGGCGTCGGTGGACGAGGTGATCTCGCCCTCGGCGTCGTCGGTGAGCGTGGTCTGGCCCAGGCGGACGGTGCCCAGGTACTCCTTCTCGGTGAGCGCGAGGTGCCCGAGGAGCTTGGTGGCGCGCTCGACCCCGAGGACCAGGACGCCGGTGGCCATCGGGTCGAGGGTGCCGGCGTGGCCGACGCGGCGGGTCCTCGCGATCCCGCGCATCTTGGCGACCACGTCGTGCGAAGTGAAGCCCGACGGCTTGTCGACGATGACGAGGCCGTCGGGCGTGGTGTGCTTCTGGGTCATTCGGTGGCGTCGCCGTCCGTGTCGCTGTCGTCGTCCGCCGGCTTGCGGTAGGGGTCGGCGCCGGCGGCGTACGTGGCGCCGGTGGCCGTCTCGCGCACCTTCTCGTCGGACTGCCGGGCCTTGTCGAGGAGGTCCTCGATGGTCCGGGCGGTGTCCGGCAGGGCGTCCGCGACGAAGGCCAGGGTCGGCGTGAACTTCACCCCGGCCGCGCGGCCCACCTCGGAGCGCAGGATGCCCTTGGCGCTCTCCAGGCCCGCCGCGGCGGCCTTCCGCTCCTCGTCGTCGCCGTAGACCGTGTAGAAGACGGTCGCCTCCCGCAGGTCACCCGTGACCCGGGTGTCCGTGATGGTGACGTGTGAGCCGAGCCGCGGGTCCTTGATCCCGCGCTGCAGCTTCTGGGCCACCACCTCCCGGATGAGGTCCGCCAGCCTTTTCGCCCGCGCGTTGTCGGCCACTGGTCCGTCTCCCGTTCTTTCTTCTTGCTTGCGTTCTGTGGTCTGGTCGTCGTCAGTCGTCGTCTTCGCCGTGGAAGCGGCGCCGGACCGACAGCAGCTCCACCTCGGGGCGGGCGGCGACCAGCCGTTCGCACCGGTCCAGCACGTCGGTGAGGTGCGCCGCGTCACCGGAGACCACGGCGAGGCCGATGACCGCCCGCCGATGGAGGTTCGTGTGATCCACCTCGGCCGCGCTCACCGCGTACTTCCGCTGGAGCTCGGCGACGATCGGGCGGACGAGGGAGCGCTTCTCCTTCAGCGAGTGGACGTCGCCGAGGAGGAGGTCGAAGGACAGAGTCCCCACGTACATGTCTGTGCCGGTTTACCCGCCGGTACGGGATCGATGGCCTGGAGCCACGGTACCGCTTGCCCGCCGACGGCTCGACCGGGTTTTCCGGGGGCTCGGCCCCCGGACCCCGCTCGCCCACCCGCCGGAGCGGGTGGGCGGAAACGGCGCGCTGGCCGACGGGACCGAAATCCCGCCGGCCAGCACGAACCGTGGGCTGTTACGCCCGCGGCTTCTCGCGCATCTCGTACGTCGCGATGACGTCGTCGACCTTGATGTCGTTGAAGTTTCCGAGGTTGATACCGCCCTCGTAGCCTTCGCGGATCTCGGTGACGTCGTCCTTGAAGCGACGCAGGCCCTCGATGGTGAGGTTCTCCGCGACGACCTTGCCGTCGCGGATGAGGCGCGCCTTGGTGTTGCGCTTGACCTCGCCCGACCGGATGAGCACACCGGCGATGTTGCCCAGCTTGGACGACTTGAAGACCTCGCGGATCTCCGCCGTGCCGAGCTCGACCTCCTCGTACTCCGGCTTCAGCATGCCCTTCAGGGCCGCCTCGATCTCCTCGATCGCCTGGTAGATGACCGAGTAGTACCGGACGTCCACGCCCTCGCGCTCCGCCATCTGCGCGGCACGGCCGGCCGCACGGACGTTGAAGCCGATCACGATGGCGTCCGAGCCCATCGCCAGGTCGATGTCGGACTCCGTGACCGCACCGACGCCGCGGTGCAGGACGCGGATGTCGACCTCTTCGCCGACGTCCAGCTGGAGCAGGGAGGACTCGAGGGCCTCGACGGAACCAGACGCGTCACCCTTGATGATCAGGTTCAGCTGCTGGACCTCGCCGGCCTTGAGCACCTTGTCCAGGTCCTCCAGCGACACGCGGCGCGTGCGCTTGGCGAACGCGGCGTTGCGCTCACGGGCGGCGCGCTTCTCGGCGATCTGACGGGCCGTACGGTCCTCGTCGACCACCAGGAAGTTGTCGCCCGCACCCGGGACGTTGGTCAGGCCCAGGACCTGGACCGGCGTCGACGGGCCGGCCTCGGCGACGTTGTTGCCGTTGTCGTCGAGCATGGCGCGCACCCGGCCGTAGGCGTCGCCCACGACCATCGTGTCGCCGACCCGCAGCGTGCCTCGCTGGACGAGGACCGTCGCCACGGCACCACGGCCGCGGTCGAGACGGGACTCGATCGAGATGCCCTGCGCGTCCTGGTGCGGGTTGGCCCGCAGGTCGAGCGAGGCGTCGGCCGTGAGGATCACGGCCTCCAGCAGCGAGTCGATGTGCAGACCCTGCTTGGCGGAGATGTCGACGAACATGGTGTCGCCGCCGTACTCCTCGGCCACCAGGCCGTACTCGGTCAGCTGACCGCGCACCTTGGTCGGGTCGGCACCCTCGACGTCGATCTTGTTGACCGCGACCACGATCGGCACGTCGGCCGCCTTGGCGTGGTTGAGCGCCTCGACCGTCTGCGGCATGACGCCGTCGTTGGCCGCGACGACCAGGATCGCGATGTCGGTCGACTTCGCACCGCGGGCACGCATGGCGGTGAACGCCTCGTGACCCGGGGTGTCGATGAAGGTGATCTTGCGGTCTTCGCCGTTGACCTCGGTCGCGACCTGGTAGGCACCGATGTGCTGGGT comes from Streptomyces sp. SCL15-4 and encodes:
- the truB gene encoding tRNA pseudouridine(55) synthase TruB, producing MTQKHTTPDGLVIVDKPSGFTSHDVVAKMRGIARTRRVGHAGTLDPMATGVLVLGVERATKLLGHLALTEKEYLGTVRLGQTTLTDDAEGEITSSTDASKVTRDGIDAGIAKLTGDIMQVPSKVSAIKIDGVRSYKRARDGEEFEIPARPVTISSFAVHDVRDAVAEDGTAVLDLVVSVVCSSGTYIRALARDLGAGLGVGGHLTALRRTRVGPYKLDAARTLDQLQQELTVMPMAQAADAAFRRWQVDAKRARLLLNGVRLEMPEEYAGAGAVAVFDSEGRFIALVEEHRGKAKSLAVFG
- the rbfA gene encoding 30S ribosome-binding factor RbfA, with the translated sequence MADNARAKRLADLIREVVAQKLQRGIKDPRLGSHVTITDTRVTGDLREATVFYTVYGDDEERKAAAAGLESAKGILRSEVGRAAGVKFTPTLAFVADALPDTARTIEDLLDKARQSDEKVRETATGATYAAGADPYRKPADDDSDTDGDATE
- a CDS encoding DUF503 domain-containing protein translates to MYVGTLSFDLLLGDVHSLKEKRSLVRPIVAELQRKYAVSAAEVDHTNLHRRAVIGLAVVSGDAAHLTDVLDRCERLVAARPEVELLSVRRRFHGEDDD